A window from Zingiber officinale cultivar Zhangliang chromosome 7A, Zo_v1.1, whole genome shotgun sequence encodes these proteins:
- the LOC122002349 gene encoding leucine-rich repeat receptor-like serine/threonine-protein kinase BAM3, with translation MVGAGSEMWLNEGGISCRFQFQMHAAFLKSKAIFHVMADSSTEMVIFLLLLAALAAVVNPAAGATLHDDASVLASMKAGFQSSIPELESWSEANLTSVCSWFGVRCDLGRVAGVDLSNLNISGSIPVDVSGLDALVNLSLAGNQLEGEIKLANLPGLRFVNISGNLLDSGLEWNFESLRSLEVLDAYDNNFTAELPSGVANLSRLRYLDLGGNYFTGRIPASYGSLAALEYLSLNGNDLRGRIPGEIGNLTRLKQLYLGYYNVFDGGIPAELGRLAATLVHLDLSSCGLEGGIPGELADLANLDTLFLHSNRLSGPIPAALGNLTLLTLLDLSNNALTGEVPLELAALAELTLLNLFINRLHGSIPDFVARLPKLDTLQLFMNNFTGVIPEKLGSGGRLRVLDLSSNKLTGTIPGDLCPLNQLKVLILLNNFLFGPIPESLGKCWSLTRARLGQNYLNGSIPSGILYLPSLNLLEMQSNYLSGSIPPNDDSGQSSSQLAQINLSNNLLSGSIPPSIFNLSSIQTLLLGNNQLSGEIPGDVGELRHAAKLDFSRNALSGAIPSELGACTQLIYLDLSQNNLSGPIPGEIARISVLNYLNLSRNHLCDSIPRSISELRSLTAADFSYNDLSGEVPAVGQLAYLNASAFAGNAALCGAATGQLCNVHPAAAISRPPAGRGRAGGDFKLIVALGLLLCSLVFAAAAVARARTYRPGGGRAAGEWQLTAFQKVGFGLAEVLESMKEGNVIGRGGGGTVYLGRAGGSEIAVKRLRGGGHDHGFRAEVRTLGSIRHRNIVRLLAFCSDGETNVLVYEYMGKGSLGAALHGKGGGASLGWGRRYRIAMEAARGLCYLHHDCSPRIVHRDVKSNNILLDASFEAHIADFGLAKFLHHDGAASESMSAIAGSYGYIAPEYAYTLKVDEKSDVYSFGVVLLELVTGRRPVGDFGDGVDIVQWAKFATGGSRDGVAAIVDPRLGAGAPPADEVAHVFFVAMLCVQENSVERPTMREVVQMLSEFPHRLPESCSHQSPPQLVPDLLT, from the exons ATGGTAGGTGCAGGCTCTGAGATGTGGCTGAACGAGGGAGGAATCAGTTGCAGGTTCCAGTTTCAG ATGCATGCCGCCTTCCTGAAATCTAAAGCTATATTTCATGTCATGGCCGACTCTTCCACAGAAatggttatttttcttcttcttctagcggCGTTGGCCGCCGTTGTAAACCCTGCTGCTGGTGCTACGCTTCATGATGATGCCTCAGTGCTGGCATCCATGAAAGCAGGGTTCCAGTCTTCCATCCCGGAGCTGGAAAGCTGGAGTGAAGCCAATCTGACCTCAGTCTGCTCGTGGTTTGGCGTCCGGTGCGACCTCGGCCGCGTGGCCGGCGTCGACCTCTCTAACTTGAACATTTCCGGCAGTATCCCGGTCGACGTCTCAGGCCTCGACGCGCTGGTGAACCTCTCTCTCGCCGGGAACCAGCTCGAGGGCGAGATTAAGCTCGCCAACTTACCGGGTCTTCGGTTCGTGAACATTTCGGGCAACTTGCTCGACAGCGGGCTCGAGTGGAACTTCGAGAGCTTGCGGAGCCTGGAGGTGCTCGACGCCTACGACAACAACTTCACCGCCGAGTTGCCGTCCGGCGTCGCGAATTTGAGTCGACTACGGTACTTGGACCTCGGCGGAAACTACTTCACTGGGAGGATTCCGGCGAGCTACGGGAGTTTGGCTGCGTTGGAGTACTTGTCGTTGAATGGGAACGATCTCCGCGGCAGAATTCCCGGTGAGATTGGCAACTTGACGAGACTCAAGCAGCTCTACTTGGGCTACTACAACGTGTTCGACGGCGGCATCCCAGCGGAGCTCGGGAGGCTCGCCGCCACCCTAGTGCATCTCGACCTCTCCAGCTGCGGCCTCGAAGGGGGCATCCCGGGCGAGCTTGCCGACCTCGCCAACCTCGACACGCTCTTCCTCCATTCCAACCGCTTGTCGGGGCCGATCCCGGCGGCGCTCGGCAACCTCACTCTGCTCACCCTGCTCGACCTCTCCAACAACGCGCTCACCGGGGAGGTACCCCTCGAGCTCGCGGCTCTCGCCGAGCTCACCCTGCTCAACCTCTTCATCAATCGGCTCCACGGCTCGATCCCTGACTTCGTCGCCAGGCTGCCAAAGCTAGACACGCTGCAGCTGTTCATGAACAACTTCACCGGCGTGATCCCGGAGAAGCTGGGGTCCGGCGGCCGGCTCCGCGTGCTGGACCTTTCGTCGAACAAGCTGACGGGCACCATTCCTGGCGATCTCTGCCCGCTTAACCAGCTCAAAGTTTTGATCTTGTTGaacaatttcttgtttggaccgATCCCTGAGAGCTTGGGAAAGTGTTGGAGCCTCACGAGAGCGAGGCTTGGGCAGAATTATCTCAATGGCAGCATTCCCTCGGGGATTCTCTACTTGCCCAGTCTGAACTTGTTAGAGATGCAGAGCAACTACCTCTCTGGTTCAATACCACCCAATGATGATTCCGGACAGAGCAGCTCCCAATTGGCGCAGATTAACTTATCCAACAATTTGCTTTCTGGTTCAATTCCTCCGTCAATCTTCAATCTCTCCTCGATCCAGACCTTGCTGTTGGGCAACAATCAACTCTCCGGCGAGATCCCCGGTGACGTCGGAGAACTCCGGCACGCGGCCAAGCTTGACTTTAGCCGCAATGCCCTCTCCGGCGCGATCCCGTCCGAGCTCGGGGCCTGCACCCAACTCATATACTTGGATCTCAGCCAGAACAACCTCTCCGGGCCGATCCCGGGCGAGATCGCCAGGATCTCGGTACTCAACTATCTCAATCTCTCTCGCAACCATCTGTGCGACTCGATTCCGCGATCCATCTCGGAATTGCGAAGCCTCACCGCGGCGGACTTTTCCTATAACGATCTCTCCGGTGAGGTGCCTGCCGTCGGCCAGCTGGCCTACTTGAACGCTTCGGCATTCGCGGGCAACGCCGCTCTGTGCGGGGCAGCGACGGGTCAGTTGTGCAATGTTCACCCGGCGGCGGCGATTTCGCGGCCTCCCGCCGGCAGGGGCCGCGCAGGGGGCGATTTCAAGCTGATCGTCGCGCTAGGGCTGCTGCTCTGCTCGCTGGTGTTCGCCGCAGCGGCGGTGGCTCGGGCCCGAACGTACCGTCCCGGAGGGGGCAGGGCGGCGGGGGAGTGGCAGCTGACGGCATTCCAAAAGGTGGGGTTCGGCCTGGCGGAGGTGCTGGAAAGTATGAAGGAAGGGAACGTTATCGGGCGCGGCGGCGGAGGGACCGTGTACCTCGGTCGCGCGGGGGGCAGCGAGATCGCGGTGAAGCGGCTGCGGGGCGGCGGGCATGACCACGGCTTCCGGGCGGAGGTGCGCACTCTGGGGAGCATCCGCCACCGCAACATCGTACGTCTGCTGGCGTTCTGCAGCGACGGGGAGACGAACGTGCTGGTGTACGAGTACATGGGGAAAGGCAGCCTGGGGGCGGCGCTGCACGGCAAGGGAGGCGGTGCATCCCTCGGCTGGGGAAGACGCTACCGGATAGCAATGGAGGCGGCGCGGGGGCTCTGCTACCTGCACCACGACTGCAGCCCGCGGATCGTGCACCGCGACGTGAAATCCAACAACATCCTTCTCGACGCGAGCTTCGAGGCCCACATCGCCGACTTCGGCCTCGCCAAGTTCCTCCACCACGACGGCGCCGCCTCCGAGAGCATGTCCGCCATCGCCGGATCCTACGGCTACATCGCTCCAG AGTACGCGTACACCCTCAAAGTCGACGAGAAATCCGACGTGTACAGCTTTGGCGTGGTGCTGCTCGAGCTCGTCACCGGTCGGCGGCCGGTGGGCGACTTCGGCGACGGCGTCGACATCGTGCAGTGGGCGAAGTTCGCGACGGGCGGCAGCCGGGACGGCGTGGCGGCGATCGTCGACCCTCGACTCGGGGCGGGGGCGCCGCCGGCCGACGAGGTCGCGCACGTCTTCTTCGTGGCGATGCTGTGCGTGCAGGAGAACAGCGTGGAGCGGCCGACGATGAGGGAGGTAGTGCAGATGCTGTCGGAGTTCCCCCACCGGCTGCCGGAGAGCTGCAGCCACCAGTCGCCGCCCCAGCTAGTTCCGGATCTTTTGACCTAG